The segment CAATGCAAACTTCATAATGACAACTGCATCAATGAAAGAACCAAAATAATCAGGTATTACTGAAAGATGCAAAGCTTGGAAATGCTCCATTGATAAACATTGTAATAACTTGGGACCTATTTATTTTCAGCAAGGAAGCAAAAAAATTGTTATGTTTTCACTTACAGATACAGCAATTCTGGAACCTTTATACCATGATCTATTCTCTTTCCTGTTTTCCAGGAAGCTGAGAACATCCTGCAATGAGTGGGAAAAAAAATCACGCCAGATGAGCAACATTATTAACTTGGATTCACAAAATTTGAACCACCATCACCATTAACCTATAACTTACCTGTCCCATTCGATCCCAGTACCATCGGCAGATAGCAATGAAAACTTGAGTCTCAAAAACTGTATGAAGGTGATTTACTGTACTTGTTAACTGTTCTTTCAGTGGCTCCATTCTACTTCGTATATCAGATTCTCCCACTGTTTCTTTAGAATCTTGGAGAATCTTTTTCAACTTTGTCGCATTCTGTAATTTGGTCTGGAATAAAGAACGAAaagcaaaacaaaataaattcCACAATGAAAGCAAACAACCACAAGACTTGCTGGTACCCTCCTCTGAACTTGGACCAGAGAAATTAAGCAAGACTTACATTCTCAGCAAGTTTTTCAACAACAGCTTGCAGGTACCCTCTGAACTTGGTTCTCAACATCACGGTAACCTCACTAAGACGCTCACCAGGGGCTGTGTTTCCACCATCAGGTATGCAAGAACCCCAAGACTTGAACTGTGTCTCTATCTTCGGACGTAGCACATCAAGCATCCTCTTCATAGAATTCAACAGGATGCCCAGCTGAAAGAAGCAACCGAACTCTCAAGCTAAAAAACTAACGGAGTAAGCAAACCCAAGGAAGAAGATTCTTGTTAACTGAAAAACCTACGGCTTACCTCATCAGGAACAGTGTAGGCGCATACAGATCGCTTAGCAAGTTTCTGCACGTACTTGAGGCCAAATTTCTTTGGTGCCATGTTTTCCTTCAAAGGAGTTACCACATCTGCATATTGCTTATCCAGAGCTTCCACTATTGCTTTCTCAATATCCGAAATAGCCTAGTTTAGACAAGTAGCCCAAAGTTTATCACTTGTTATTCAAAAGAACTGATTAAACAATTCATGATGTACATTGATCAGAAGAGCACTAGTGCAGAACATAAAAAACTAGCACTTAGAAAATGAAATTCGAAATATATTAACATACATTTTCCAGCACAAAAATATATTCAGGCCACCGGCAGATGATGACTTCATAATCGCTTAAGGTCTCCTTCAGTCGATCATACATTTCATCAACAAAAGGAGTTGTAGAATATTGCGTTCTAACTCCTGACCACTTCACCTGCAAGTATACATTCAAATAATTCCTTGAAGGCCAGTTTGATAAAATACTTCATTTAACAAGAAACAGAGAAGCAGTACATTTGTGAAGTTACAAGCAGGAAATCTATTTCAAAAGTAAGAACCTATGATTTCACATTAACCATCCACAATAAAGAATGTACCTTATCTAATTTACATGACTCTAGTAGAGATTGCCGCTTATCTTGAATCCATATCATGATGTATAAGTGGAACAACTCCTTTGCCTCAACTCCACCTTTCACATGACTGGAAGAAAAACAAATGAGTTTGCAATAgcgcaaatatatatatatattgttgctAAAATAATCACCTTATATTCCAGCTGGAAAGATCTCGCTGGAAATCTGCTGTTGCAATGACAAGTTCTGCCACAGGTGGTGAAGGGCCAGATGGTGGGCATGCAAGAAGGAATGCACGTAATCTGCTGCAAAGTTCTGTGCTGTATATAGATGCTGAGAGATTTGGTAGGTCTATAAAGCTGCAAAAGAAGGCAATTTAGTGCTGCATAAACTACACATCATAGAGGAAGCAACTGTATGCATGCTGAAACATGCATGGTATATGACCTGATATGATGTTCTCAAAAGTGAATAGACATATTGTATCAACAATTTCATTCAAaatggtaataaaaaaaaaatttgcttaAGCATATGAAACATGCATGGTATATGACCTGATATGATGTTCTCAAAAGTGAATAGACATATTGTATCAACAATTTCATTCAAAatggtaataaaaaaaattttgcttAAGCATATTAAGCTATAACTCGCTTGTGACCATACTCCACATGATTGAAAATTTACTTTCTGAGCAAGCTTAACAAATCAAACAACAAATGAGAAAACATACCTGGGAAGTATATCTTGCTTGTGAATCTCGATATCAGTGAATATCTCGTTCTTAATGTTCATACAAAGACTTGTCATCTTCTGGTAAGCAGTAGACATAGCAACTGGGTCCAAAAAATTGGGTTCATTGTTGGTTGTAATAAATTCATCTGTCTCAGCCAGGTGCCTTCTTGATCTCTTTCTTGCAGCGGCCTGTATAGACCCTAGTATTTAGAAAGTGGAGACAAGACATGTAGAAAGATAGGTACAAGAAATCAAGGAAATTAAATTCCTCAACCTGGAAATAATGACAAAGATTTTTCTGTGCTTCTGGAGACAAAACGTCATGTAGAAGACTATAAAGCTTGACAGCGGGTTCAAGTGCAGGTGCTGCAAGCCCTGTTGCAGGCTTGAAGACATCCATAATGCCAGAGAGTAACGATTCATCAAGGGATTTGTAGTTCTCAAAAACCAGAGAAAGAATCTGCTCGATCTGATCTTTGGTTTCTCCCAAAATTCGGTTCTGGTGAAGCAACAAATAATGAGCCATGTTATAGAGGGAATGAGGAacatattataaattattttaaaaacaaaagtgGAAGGCATGGCACCTCTTGATGACTCAATGTACTCTTACTGTGGCCCTTCATAATAACAGGCATTAACAATTCATGCACCAATGTGAGACAGTCTGCAGTGGGTGTAGCAACATCCATTACATAGGAAAGATACCTGTTAAAAATGTACATTAAAGATACCGAACATAAACACATTTACGAAAAAAGAAGCCCTGTAGAAATGAATTGCAATAGTTAACAGGAAAGGTAAACAATTTTGCCTTTTCCACCCCCAAATACCTTAGCTTGGTGTAGACATCAGAAACTCCATAATATGAGGCAAACTCCGTTAACAGCCATTTCCATGAACCATATAAATGCAAGTTTCGTTGTTGGAAGCGTTGAACCTTCATTGCAACTTCCAACACTAGGTCATATGCAACTGTTTCGGCAACAGAACCATACTAGAACGAGAAAAAGGGCGCAATTAATATCATAAATTAATAATCCCATTTTTCATCTTAAAAATTGAATCATGCAATAATATGAGGTTAGAACACAAAATAAATGGACTGAactttcttcctttaatttttaaaatatgaacTACAGAATTTAAGCTAAGAAAAAGAACTACAGTTTTCAGATTTTAAGCTAATCAAAGACTAGTTCACCTTGAGATGACTATTgtcatccgaacttgttgagtaaTTTATATACAACTGCAGCTTCCCTACAGGCTCATGTTCTGGCTCGCGAAATATGGGCCACCACCGCAACTTGTCAGTCTGCATTCAACTATCATATGAGTGTTACTAAATGAAATTAAACTACAAATTAAGTAGAACTAATGTCGGAATGCAGAAACAGTACCGAGTCTTCAGCAATAGTAGCCACTTGTGCAAGGACACGACCAAATTGCTTCCCCTTGGAGTCTTGAACTTCAACAACCAGATCATCTCCCAAACTATCGGGGAAGCTGCAGAGTAATCAGTACCTATCTTGTCAGCATGTATCTTATAGAAATTTAGAGAATAAAGCAGAAGCATTTGGAGACAATCACATACAAAACATGTGTTTCACCAGATCCAGGCTGCATCCTTTTGCCATCTTCTTCAGTTGAACTTTTCAATCTCAGCACACAAGAGTATGTTTCTAAGGACATATGCGCACAAAGAGGAAGAATGTCAAAAAAGTAAAAGAGAAAACAATAACTTGGCTTGatccaaaataaaaaagaaaatggaTGAAAGAAATGAAAGGAACAATTACCAAGCAAAACTATCAGTAAGTACAATCCAGATGCTTTAGttacaaacaattaaataaagAGAGATTCCCTTAAAAGGCTTGCAATCTATAATTCAAGAAGCAAAACAATATCCTTCACAAAGTACTACTCATAGCAAAACCATATGATGTGGGCATCTTAATGTAGTACGAAAAGGTACATCAAAGTCCAAGTCTGCAGCTAGGATGAATAAATGCAGTTAAACATGATCCTACTTTGTGTATGACAAAGTATGGGAATCGGAAAGACATACCTTGCACAACTTCATATGATGATGAACTATTGCGTAAACTTGTCACACCAATTTTCAGCAGTCCGGATACTTGTTTTATATACTGAGTTCCAGCATGCACATATGCTAAACTTTGGCGTGAGAAAGAACCATTTGTAGGTAAACGAGGTGCAACACGAAGCTTTCTAAGAGCGTGCCACCTTGAAGCGAGTGTTGACTGGAAACTGGTCAAGTGATACCGTATGTTCCCCAGCTTAATTGTTGGTGCCCTAAGACTAAGAGATGAGATACTACAGCCAGTAGGTGGATCCAGGGTTGTTTTTACTTTGCGCACTGCCAGCAAAGAAAATATTTGCAATCACCAAGTCAAAGAGACTCAAAAATGAAAATCTGAAATCCAAGACAGAAAAATACCTTGCACCTTCATCTTGCCAATAATTTTCTTAGGTTTAGCAGCAGCTGCCTCACTGGTAAGCTCTGATGAGCGTTTTACCATTAGTTCTTCTTCTGATTGCAACAGAACTTGTTGTAATCTATGCACCACATAAAAGTATTAGTGGGAGGAGAACAATAAAGCATACTTGTTTACAAATGATAAACAATTTCAAAACCTCCATGATCAGATAACCGAATTAAGATTCTTTAAATCATTTCCTTCTGAGAATATGGATGGCATTTTCATCAATATAAGAGGCCGCTAGTCAAATAATTCTTTGATTTGATTGGACTTCCATACATGAAAACCTTTATCAGACTAACTAAATCGATACAGTTAGATATCAAAAGCAATTGATCCAATCAGTATTAGATTTCTGCAAATATTGACCATACATAAACATGataattggaaaaataaaaatGCAAGGGCAGCTTTCGTAACAAGACAAACCATTGTAGTACAATTAAAGTGAGAAGATGTGTCAGTTGCTTTCTATAAGAACAAGGAGAGTAAACTCACCCAAATGTCTCTCGTAAAAGTGCACATTCATTTTCCAGAAACATTGGAGCCTCCATGCAACCCCTAGCCCAAGCATGAAGGCAAAGTCGAACACATGCATCATAGGCAATTACAGCATGCCAAGGTCCAAGAGCACTGGTTTTGATAGAATAAACAACTTAGAGCAGTTAGTGTGAAGTGCATGAAAAAGAATCATCGTTGGGATCATCTAAGAATCTGTGTTTATCAGAGATACCTCGCATGAAATGTGGGGA is part of the Gossypium arboreum isolate Shixiya-1 chromosome 5, ASM2569848v2, whole genome shotgun sequence genome and harbors:
- the LOC108453357 gene encoding uncharacterized protein LOC108453357 isoform X2, which encodes MFTEGLDNNALKWVREKELPYSNSSLRPRMDPITNIRSGGRNFGLPPTAKFRSGHLPVTSTTLSVDEESASENDVTTESEEDTVYGGRYSLDSSPQDERIPNGTAQRYGNMAQRRPRYTTASDYTYSDVSSSMETIMGGRRGSLEGRLGRGNGRYPVGRDGFTEEDESSDSAGSSEFSTTQVGSINGGIPRGRAYVSEGYASSVPSRVNVGGAAQKDLNSRKLQDEKFSDDDIPSAPPFSSSVQEAKQDSRQIPVTEIESAKVAANSCDPKTFKSMSGVEPELNMSHKKSNECVRNDVGAETATTSGVHPARVPTFHASALGPWHAVIAYDACVRLCLHAWARGCMEAPMFLENECALLRETFGLQQVLLQSEEELMVKRSSELTSEAAAAKPKKIIGKMKVQVRKVKTTLDPPTGCSISSLSLRAPTIKLGNIRYHLTSFQSTLASRWHALRKLRVAPRLPTNGSFSRQSLAYVHAGTQYIKQVSGLLKIGVTSLRNSSSSYEVVQETYSCVLRLKSSTEEDGKRMQPGSGETHVFFPDSLGDDLVVEVQDSKGKQFGRVLAQVATIAEDSTDKLRWWPIFREPEHEPVGKLQLYINYSTSSDDNSHLKYGSVAETVAYDLVLEVAMKVQRFQQRNLHLYGSWKWLLTEFASYYGVSDVYTKLRYLSYVMDVATPTADCLTLVHELLMPVIMKGHSKSTLSHQENRILGETKDQIEQILSLVFENYKSLDESLLSGIMDVFKPATGLAAPALEPAVKLYSLLHDVLSPEAQKNLCHYFQAAARKRSRRHLAETDEFITTNNEPNFLDPVAMSTAYQKMTSLCMNIKNEIFTDIEIHKQDILPSFIDLPNLSASIYSTELCSRLRAFLLACPPSGPSPPVAELVIATADFQRDLSSWNISHVKGGVEAKELFHLYIMIWIQDKRQSLLESCKLDKVKWSGVRTQYSTTPFVDEMYDRLKETLSDYEVIICRWPEYIFVLENAISDIEKAIVEALDKQYADVVTPLKENMAPKKFGLKYVQKLAKRSVCAYTVPDELGILLNSMKRMLDVLRPKIETQFKSWGSCIPDGGNTAPGERLSEVTVMLRTKFRGYLQAVVEKLAENTKLQNATKLKKILQDSKETVGESDIRSRMEPLKEQLTSTVNHLHTVFETQVFIAICRWYWDRMGQDVLSFLENRKENRSWYKGSRIAVSILDDTFASQMQQLVGNALPEKDLEPPRSIMEVRSMLCKDAHNSNDNSFFY
- the LOC108453357 gene encoding uncharacterized protein LOC108453357 isoform X4, translating into MFTEGLDNNALKWVREKELPYSNSSLRPRMDPITNIRSGGRNFGLPPTAKFRSGHLPVTSTTLSVDEESASENDVTTESEEDTVYGGRYSLDSSPQDERIPNGTAQRYGNMAQRRPRYTTASDYTYSDVSSSMETIMGGRRGSLEGRLGRGNGRYPVGRDGFTEEDESSDSAGSSEFSTTQVGSINGGIPRGRAYVSEGYASSVPSRVNVGGAAQKDLNSRKLQDEKFSDDDIPSAPPFSSSVQEAKQDSRQIPVTEIESAKVAANSCDPKTFKSMSGVEPELNMSHKKSNECVRNDVGAETATTSGVHPARVPTFHASALGPWHAVIAYDACVRLCLHAWARGCMEAPMFLENECALLRETFGLQQVLLQSEEELMVKRSSELTSEAAAAKPKKIIGKMKVQVRKVKTTLDPPTGCSISSLSLRAPTIKLGNIRYHLTSFQSTLASRWHALRKLRVAPRLPTNGSFSRQSLAYVHAGTQYIKQVSGLLKIGVTSLRNSSSSYEVVQETYSCVLRLKSSTEEDGKRMQPGSGETHVFFPDSLGDDLVVEVQDSKGKQFGRVLAQVATIAEDSTDKLRWWPIFREPEHEPVGKLQLYINYSTSSDDNSHLKYGSVAETVAYDLVLEVAMKVQRFQQRNLHLYGSWKWLLTEFASYYGVSDVYTKLRYLSYVMDVATPTADCLTLVHELLMPVIMKGHSKSTLSHQENRILGETKDQIEQILSLVFENYKSLDESLLSGIMDVFKPATGLAAPALEPAVKLYSLLHDVLSPEAQKNLCHYFQAAARKRSRRHLAETDEFITTNNEPNFLDPVAMSTAYQKMTSLCMNIKNEIFTDIEIHKQDILPSFIDLPNLSASIYSTELCSRLRAFLLACPPSGPSPPVAELVIATADFQRDLSSWNISHVKGGVEAKELFHLYIMIWIQDKRQSLLESCKLDKVKWSGVRTQYSTTPFVDEMYDRLKETLSDYEVIICRWPEYIFVLENAISDIEKAIVEALDKQYADVVTPLKENMAPKKFGLKYVQKLAKRSVCAYTVPDELGILLNSMKRMLDVLRPKIETQFKSWGSCIPDGGNTAPGERLSEVTVMLRTKFRGYLQAVVEKLAENTKLQNATKLKKILQDSKETVGESDIRSRMEPLKEQLTSTVNHLHTVFETQVFIAICRWYWDRMGQDVLSFLENRKENRSWYKGSRIAVSLSL
- the LOC108453357 gene encoding uncharacterized protein LOC108453357 isoform X3, which produces MFTEGLDNNALKWVREQKELPYSNSSLRPRMDPITNIRSGGRNFGLPPTAKFRSGHLPVTSTTLSVDEESASENDVTTESEEDTVYGGRYSLDSSPQDERIPNGTAQRYGNMAQRRPRYTTASDYTYSDVSSSMETIMGGRRGSLEGRLGRGNGRYPVGRDGFTEEDESSDSAGSSEFSTTQVGSINGGIPRGRAYVSEGYASSVPSRVNVGGAAQKDLNSRKLQDEKFSDDDIPSAPPFSSSVQEAKQDSRQIPVTEIESAKVAANSCDPKTFKSMSGVEPELNMSHKKSNECVRNDVGAETATTSGVHPARVPTFHASALGPWHAVIAYDACVRLCLHAWARGCMEAPMFLENECALLRETFGLQQVLLQSEEELMVKRSSELTSEAAAAKPKKIIGKMKVQVRKVKTTLDPPTGCSISSLSLRAPTIKLGNIRYHLTSFQSTLASRWHALRKLRVAPRLPTNGSFSRQSLAYVHAGTQYIKQVSGLLKIGVTSLRNSSSSYEVVQETYSCVLRLKSSTEEDGKRMQPGSGETHVFFPDSLGDDLVVEVQDSKGKQFGRVLAQVATIAEDSTDKLRWWPIFREPEHEPVGKLQLYINYSTSSDDNSHLKYGSVAETVAYDLVLEVAMKVQRFQQRNLHLYGSWKWLLTEFASYYGVSDVYTKLRYLSYVMDVATPTADCLTLVHELLMPVIMKGHSKSTLSHQENRILGETKDQIEQILSLVFENYKSLDESLLSGIMDVFKPATGLAAPALEPAVKLYSLLHDVLSPEAQKNLCHYFQAAARKRSRRHLAETDEFITTNNEPNFLDPVAMSTAYQKMTSLCMNIKNEIFTDIEIHKQDILPSFIDLPNLSASIYSTELCSRLRAFLLACPPSGPSPPVAELVIATADFQRDLSSWNISHVKGGVEAKELFHLYIMIWIQDKRQSLLESCKLDKVKWSGVRTQYSTTPFVDEMYDRLKETLSDYEVIICRWPEYIFVLENAISDIEKAIVEALDKQYADVVTPLKENMAPKKFGLKYVQKLAKRSVCAYTVPDELGILLNSMKRMLDVLRPKIETQFKSWGSCIPDGGNTAPGERLSEVTVMLRTKFRGYLQAVVEKLAENTKLQNATKLKKILQDSKETVGESDIRSRMEPLKEQLTSTVNHLHTVFETQVFIAICRWYWDRMGQDVLSFLENRKENRSWYKGSRIAVSLSL
- the LOC108453357 gene encoding uncharacterized protein LOC108453357 isoform X1 yields the protein MFTEGLDNNALKWVREQKELPYSNSSLRPRMDPITNIRSGGRNFGLPPTAKFRSGHLPVTSTTLSVDEESASENDVTTESEEDTVYGGRYSLDSSPQDERIPNGTAQRYGNMAQRRPRYTTASDYTYSDVSSSMETIMGGRRGSLEGRLGRGNGRYPVGRDGFTEEDESSDSAGSSEFSTTQVGSINGGIPRGRAYVSEGYASSVPSRVNVGGAAQKDLNSRKLQDEKFSDDDIPSAPPFSSSVQEAKQDSRQIPVTEIESAKVAANSCDPKTFKSMSGVEPELNMSHKKSNECVRNDVGAETATTSGVHPARVPTFHASALGPWHAVIAYDACVRLCLHAWARGCMEAPMFLENECALLRETFGLQQVLLQSEEELMVKRSSELTSEAAAAKPKKIIGKMKVQVRKVKTTLDPPTGCSISSLSLRAPTIKLGNIRYHLTSFQSTLASRWHALRKLRVAPRLPTNGSFSRQSLAYVHAGTQYIKQVSGLLKIGVTSLRNSSSSYEVVQETYSCVLRLKSSTEEDGKRMQPGSGETHVFFPDSLGDDLVVEVQDSKGKQFGRVLAQVATIAEDSTDKLRWWPIFREPEHEPVGKLQLYINYSTSSDDNSHLKYGSVAETVAYDLVLEVAMKVQRFQQRNLHLYGSWKWLLTEFASYYGVSDVYTKLRYLSYVMDVATPTADCLTLVHELLMPVIMKGHSKSTLSHQENRILGETKDQIEQILSLVFENYKSLDESLLSGIMDVFKPATGLAAPALEPAVKLYSLLHDVLSPEAQKNLCHYFQAAARKRSRRHLAETDEFITTNNEPNFLDPVAMSTAYQKMTSLCMNIKNEIFTDIEIHKQDILPSFIDLPNLSASIYSTELCSRLRAFLLACPPSGPSPPVAELVIATADFQRDLSSWNISHVKGGVEAKELFHLYIMIWIQDKRQSLLESCKLDKVKWSGVRTQYSTTPFVDEMYDRLKETLSDYEVIICRWPEYIFVLENAISDIEKAIVEALDKQYADVVTPLKENMAPKKFGLKYVQKLAKRSVCAYTVPDELGILLNSMKRMLDVLRPKIETQFKSWGSCIPDGGNTAPGERLSEVTVMLRTKFRGYLQAVVEKLAENTKLQNATKLKKILQDSKETVGESDIRSRMEPLKEQLTSTVNHLHTVFETQVFIAICRWYWDRMGQDVLSFLENRKENRSWYKGSRIAVSILDDTFASQMQQLVGNALPEKDLEPPRSIMEVRSMLCKDAHNSNDNSFFY